In a genomic window of Diabrotica undecimpunctata isolate CICGRU chromosome 2, icDiaUnde3, whole genome shotgun sequence:
- the Ns1 gene encoding guanine nucleotide-binding protein-like 3 homolog translates to MAKFHLRKKSKRQPARLRYKIEKKVREHNRKLKKENKNNPKKKKEIIQVPNICPFKEDILKEVEALKKQKEEEKLKLKEAAKLERQKQKEESKNEKLTAGLQGLVQNAEIRSKLHEHLTPDSNVKQHETNNEQSLKQYYKEFKKVIEAADVILEVVDARDPLGTRCKQVEQAVLDTKGNKRLVLVLNKADLVPREILDQWLKYLKKTTPTIAFKASTQNQSKKLGQRKLGKGNKVLQSSNSVGAELLMSLLANYCRNKGIKTSIRVGIVGLPNVGKSSIINSLKRSRACNVGATPGVTRAMQEVQLDSKIKLLDSPGIVFASGSDSSASLRNAVRISALSDPVTPANAILQRVTKQQMMEMYDVTEYSSPEEFYSLKAARTGRFKKGGVPDAIAAARGLLEDWNNGKIKYYTVPPEEPQNNVHISAAIVTEVAKEFDLDSFETMETDILNKIEKESDPKTKAFVLESLGPVDSVEDMEEEADELITANTNVVSNKKKQKQKGVARLKKLDPEMELEGNQKLNQIRKKQFKKEKKDQRRREKVAMQLSSGLENFNLNKSNESEDYNFDTDFVSK, encoded by the exons ATGGCTAAGTTTCATTTAA GAAAAAAGTCTAAACGACAGCCTGCGCGCCTTAGATATAAGATTGAAAAGAAAGTCCGCGAGCACAATAGAAAACTCAAGAAAGAAAATAAGAACAACCCTAAAAAGAAAAAGGAAATAATACAAGTCCCAAACATATGTCCTTTTAAAGAGGACATTCTTAAAGAAGTAGAAGCACTAAAGAAacaaaaggaagaagaaaaacttaaGCTGAAAGAGGCTGCAAAATTGGAAAGACAAAAGCAGAAAGAGGAAAGCAAAAATGAGAAACTTACTGCAGGACTTCAGGGGTTAGTGCAAAATGCTGAAATAAGGAGTAAACTTCATGAACATTTAACACCAGATAGTAATGTAAAACAGCATGAGACAAATAATGAACAGTCACTTAAACAATATTACAAAGAGTTTAAAAAGGTTATTGAAGCTGCAGATGTTATTCTGGAAGTAGTTGACGCTAGGGATCCTTTAG GCACTAGATGTAAGCAAGTAGAGCAGGCTGTGTTAGATACAAAAGGTAATAAAAGACTAGTCTTAGTATTAAACAAGGCAGACTTAGTTCCTAGGGAAATTTTGGATCAATGGCTAAAGTACTTGAAGAAAACCACTCCCACTATAGCATTCAAAGCATCAACTCAAAATCAAAGTAAAAAGTTGGGACAGAGAAAGCTTGGAAAGGGAAATAAGGTATTGCAGAGTTCAAATTCTGTAGGAGCAGAACTGTTAATGTCTCTACTAGCAAACTATTGTAGGAACAAGGGTATCAAAACTTCCATAAGAGTTGGAATTGTAGGTTTGCCTAATGTAGGAAAAAGCTCAATTATTAACAGCTTAAAAAGGTCTAGAGCTTGTAATGTTGGTGCTACACCTGGTGTTACTAG GGCAATGCAGGAAGTACAATTAGACTCAAAAATAAAGCTGTTGGATTCTCCTGGTATAGTTTTTGCATCTGGAAGTGACAGTAGTGCTTCATTGAGGAATGCAGTTCGAATTTCTGCCTTGAGTGATCCTGTAACACCTGCAAATGCAATTTTACAAAGAGTTACTAAACAACAAATGATGGAAATGTATGACGTTACTGAATATAGCTCACCAGAG gaATTTTACAGTTTAAAAGCTGCAAGGACTGGAAGATTTAAGAAAGGTGGTGTTCCCGATGCTATTGCTGCTGCTAGAGGTTTATTAGAAGACTGGAATAA tggaaaaaTCAAATACTATACAGTACCACCTGAAGAACCTCAAAATAATGTGCACATTAGTGCAGCAATTGTCACTGAAGTAGCTAAAGAATTCGACTTGGACAGTTTCGAGACTATGGAAactgacattttaaataaaatcgaaaaagAGTCAGATCCAAAAACAAAAGCATTTGTTTTAGAAAGTTTGGGACCTGTAGATTCTGTTGAGGATATGGAAGAAGAGGCAGATGAATTG ATAACTGCAAACACAAACGTAGTCTCCAACAAGAAAAAGCAAAAACAAAAGGGTGTTGCAAGGTTGAAGAAACTAGACCCCGAAATGGAGCTGGAAGGTAACCAGAAACTGAACCAAATCAGAAAGAAACAGTTTAAAAAAGAGAAGAAGGATCAAAGGAGGAGAGAAAAAGTGGCGATGCAGCTTTCATCAGGCTTAGAAaattttaatctaaataaatctaATGAATCTGAAGATTATAACTTTGATACtgattttgtttcaaaataa
- the LOC140434084 gene encoding uncharacterized protein, with translation MISGCEETKSLMPAESMEIIRKHTFSCPKEYSSLLDWSNESFWKDLPNPKHNASTNKPTKSINNKPSNKISIEAVFGDLLKTNPNQNNQKINEQEHLFIKKTQFLSEKYFNIWKTAVELKKEQKRQEESKLKQTTKLDTFMKQLKKRKKSEKMEVNIQEEKAKIRVVKDVSSGIVKPCSSFKNRFDAQKSIIEIQKSKLEEQNRIIQELKLGIINDDLLKSIENTKTNIREIFGSCSGKIKYKIPLILGEEPKFSITSHEAPKIVQKMEQRALERAQNREIILERKRLIEEKRQRMLQEAIERKRVLEEEEKKRSLELIKERRRKEMEMEKIRYINKQKYMEKLNTAVEFYNRLLLKQSLIQLYSYMKDGRDKYFLAVDYYEKKILKESMVSWQQVVESAYKVKYEIADAHFEYKLLKKSIQCWREIHIESIRNMQVAEDLYDFRLTSNVFIHWNRYVCIEFMKQHKMMKKAESHYKRWLLFHYFHLWRSLKAVNELLKAKELKKAKWRQKVWEILPDYKPVIDI, from the exons ATGATATCTGGATGTGAAGAAACCAAgag tttaatgcCAGCCGAAAGCATGGAAATAATACGAAAACACACTTTTTCTTGTCCAAAAGAATATTCCAGTTTATTAGACTGGAGTAATGAATCATTCTGGAAAGATTTACCGAATCCAAAGCACAATGCATCAACGAATAAACCAACtaaatcaattaataataaaCCTTCAAACAAAATTAGCATTGAAGCAGTATTTGGGGACTTGTTAAAAACGAATccaaatcagaataaccagaaaATCAATGAGCAAGAACATTTGTTTATCAAAAAAACCCAATTTTTATCCGAGAAATATTTCAACATATGGAAAACTGCAGTGGAACtaaaaaaggaacaaaaaagaCAAGAAGAATCTAAGTTAAAACAAACTACAAAGCTTGATACCTTTATGAAGCAGCTGAAAAAACGAAAGAAAAGTGAGAAAATGGAAGTAAATATCCAGGAAGAAAAGGCAAAGATACGTGTTGTTAAAGACGTATCTAGTGGTATTGTTAAACCGTGTTCGagttttaaaaataggtttgatGCACAAAAATCGATCATAGAGATACAAAAATCGAAACTGGAGGAACAAAATAGGATAATCCAGGAGTTAAAACTGGGAATAATCAACGATGATCTTCTGAAATCAATAGAAAACACAAAAACCAATATTAGGGAAATATTTGGAAGTTGTTCCGgaaaaatcaaatacaaaattCCTCTAATTTTAGGCGAAGAGCCTAAATTTTCCATTACTTCACACGAAGCGCCAAAAATAGTGCAAAAAATGGAGCAGAGAGCTCTAGAAAGGGCACAAAATAGAGAAATAATTTTAGAACGGAAAAGACTAATCGAAGAGAAACGCCAGAGAATGCTACAAGAAGCAATTGAAAGGAAGCGCGTCTTGGAAGAGGAGGAGAAGAAACGGAGTTTGGAACTCATCAAAGAAAGAAGACGAAAAGAAATGGAGATGGAAAAGATCCGGTACATAAATAAACAGAAATATATGGAGAAGTTAAATACCGCCGTTGAATTTTATAACAGATTGTTGTTAAAACAGAGCTTAATTCAGTTGTATAGTTACATGAAAGATGGACGTGATAAATATTTTCTGGCTGTTGACTATTAcgaaaagaaaattttgaaagaATCTATGGTATCATGGCAACAAGTTGTGGAAAGTGCTTACAAAGTTAAATACGAAATTGCAGATGCTCATTTTGAATACAAGTTATTAAAGAAAAGCATACAATGTTGGCGAGAG attcaTATAGAAAGCATTAGAAATATGCAAGTGGCTGAAGATTTGTACGATTTTCGACTAACAAGTAATGTTTTTATTCATTGGAATCGATACGTTTGCATAGAATTTATGAAACAACATAAGATGATGAAGAAAGCCGAAAGCCACTATAAAAG GTGGCTCCTCTTCCACTATTTTCATCTCTGGAGATCGCTCAAAGCTGTCAACGAATTGTTAAAGGCGAAGGAACTGAAAAAGGCTAAGTGGCGGCAAAAAGTTTGGGAAATTTTACCGGACTACAAACCTGTTATTGACATTTAG
- the NHP2 gene encoding H/ACA ribonucleoprotein complex subunit 2-like protein has protein sequence MGKIKEEANVSVKEEPQEELSYEEKIANCNTISKPMASKKLAKRCYKLVKKAMKQKTYIRCGLKDVQKRLRKGETGIVLFAGDVWPLEIMCHLPVVCEDKNIPYVFVPSRKDLGAAMGVKRGCLTVLIKTHNEYKDAFDELSEEVKHLGVAL, from the exons atgggtaaaataAAGGAAGAAGCCAATGTTAGTGTAAAGGAAGAGCCCCAAGAGGAATTATCTTACGAAGAAAAGATAGCAAATTGCAACACTATTTCAAAACCTATGGCATCTAAGAAGCTTGCTAAACGATGCTATAAATTAGTTAAAAAAG CTATGAAACAAAAAACTTACATAAGGTGCGGCTTGAAAGACGTTCAAAAGAGGCTAAGAAAAGGCGAAACGGGCATCGTTCTTTTTGCTGGTGATGTATGGCCCTTGGAAATAATGTGCCACTTGCCTGTAGTGTGTGAGGACAAAAACATTCCTTATGTTTTTGTTCCAAGTAGAAAAGATCTAGGCGCCGCAATGGGCGTAAAACGAGGGTGTTTAACAGTTTTAATTAAAACACACAATGAATATAAGGATGCCTTTGATGAATTATCAGAAGAAGTTAAACATTTGGGTGTTGCTCTTTAA